In Synechococcus sp. PCC 6312, one genomic interval encodes:
- a CDS encoding SpoIID/LytB domain-containing protein, with product MHLRFLPSNFPLKIPQLPAWWQVRYGLVGAGLGLPILGVVVLLPLWRAQPALTPPLYLSQNYLSPDTLGSVAAPTPLKNSPQHVPTPFLGKSTPTGSSSLFFPSQDLLSARPTPALTPQTPATIVNPPVANKTTSFAPVTPPKALNPVPPSQSRSPEVRVAVVDKQGQVRIGVSANVQITDDRGQALGTLAANQAVTLQAGGQGLTGWEKPLPTSIWLTPGGQGLVYVDGYWYRGKMRIINLNGTITAINQLELEQYLVAVVGAEVYPSWPVHTLKAQAIAARSYALAQMFRPASRYFDLGNTERWQVYRGIKDEWNTTQAAVQNTRGIVLTHSGRVMVSMYAATDDIVRDVFGGRGMSQTGAYELGKQGYSYLQILGNYYPGASLSQIQ from the coding sequence ATGCACCTACGCTTTCTGCCCAGCAACTTTCCTCTGAAAATCCCCCAACTCCCGGCCTGGTGGCAAGTTCGGTATGGTTTAGTGGGAGCGGGCCTGGGTTTGCCCATTTTAGGTGTTGTTGTTCTTCTTCCCCTCTGGCGTGCCCAGCCTGCATTAACTCCTCCTCTTTACCTAAGTCAAAATTATTTGAGTCCTGACACCTTAGGTTCCGTTGCTGCCCCCACTCCCTTAAAAAATTCTCCTCAGCACGTTCCCACTCCTTTTCTGGGGAAATCTACGCCAACGGGTAGTTCCAGTCTCTTCTTCCCCTCGCAAGATCTCCTCTCGGCCCGGCCAACCCCCGCCTTGACTCCTCAAACTCCAGCCACAATCGTTAATCCACCCGTAGCCAATAAAACCACGTCTTTTGCACCGGTAACTCCACCCAAGGCCTTAAATCCGGTCCCCCCTAGTCAAAGTCGGTCGCCTGAGGTCCGGGTGGCAGTGGTGGATAAGCAGGGGCAGGTGAGAATTGGGGTTTCGGCCAATGTCCAAATTACCGATGACCGGGGGCAAGCCTTAGGGACATTAGCCGCTAATCAAGCCGTGACACTCCAGGCCGGGGGACAGGGATTAACGGGGTGGGAAAAACCATTGCCAACTTCCATTTGGTTAACCCCAGGGGGGCAGGGCCTGGTCTATGTGGATGGGTACTGGTATCGGGGCAAAATGCGGATCATTAACCTCAATGGCACTATTACCGCGATCAATCAATTGGAATTAGAACAGTATTTAGTCGCCGTTGTCGGGGCAGAAGTCTATCCCAGTTGGCCAGTCCACACTCTCAAAGCCCAGGCCATTGCCGCTCGTTCCTATGCCCTGGCCCAAATGTTCCGCCCTGCCAGTCGTTATTTTGATTTAGGGAATACTGAACGCTGGCAAGTGTATCGAGGCATCAAAGATGAATGGAATACCACCCAGGCCGCTGTCCAAAATACCCGCGGGATCGTTCTAACCCACAGTGGCCGAGTCATGGTTTCAATGTACGCCGCTACCGATGATATTGTCCGAGATGTTTTTGGGGGGCGGGGCATGAGCCAAACGGGAGCCTATGAACTGGGGAAACAAGGCTATTCCTATTTACAAATTCTGGGCAATTACTATCCAGGTGCCAGCTTGTCGCAAATTCAATAG
- a CDS encoding ion transporter, which translates to MNQPQPRRSKFDPSRVKQWLQGHEVLIDLSITGLVLCSIAIFVIQTYPIPAELRVVLDRVNVGILITFAVEYLLRLWAAERKWKYFFSVYSLIDLLTIVPFFIGLVDISFIRVFRWFRILRLFRFFENRAWFGRFTTNDTVIFARILLTLLAILFVYSGLIYQAEHDLNSENFQTFLDAFYYAVVTMTTVGFGDITPISEVGRLLTVLMIFTGIALIPWQVGDFIRQLIKSANQRMVVCSTCGLAAHDLDARCCKHCGAPLPIPLAKTEPGLGTNPENTNAHHRLE; encoded by the coding sequence ATGAACCAGCCCCAACCCCGCCGTTCAAAATTTGATCCCAGTCGCGTCAAACAATGGTTGCAGGGGCATGAGGTACTGATTGATCTCTCCATCACCGGCCTGGTCTTGTGTTCAATTGCCATTTTTGTGATTCAAACCTATCCGATTCCCGCGGAACTACGCGTCGTTTTGGATCGGGTTAACGTTGGGATTCTGATTACCTTTGCCGTTGAATATCTCCTCCGACTTTGGGCTGCGGAACGGAAATGGAAATATTTCTTCAGTGTTTATTCTCTGATTGATTTACTCACGATTGTTCCCTTTTTTATTGGCCTGGTTGATATTAGTTTTATTCGCGTCTTTCGCTGGTTTCGGATTTTACGGCTGTTTCGCTTTTTTGAGAATCGCGCTTGGTTTGGCCGCTTTACCACCAATGACACGGTCATTTTTGCCCGGATTTTGCTGACCCTCTTGGCCATTTTATTTGTCTATTCCGGCTTAATTTACCAGGCCGAGCACGATTTAAACTCCGAGAATTTCCAAACCTTCTTGGATGCGTTCTACTATGCAGTTGTGACCATGACCACGGTCGGATTTGGGGATATTACGCCAATTTCGGAAGTGGGCCGCCTGTTAACCGTCTTGATGATTTTTACGGGCATTGCTTTAATTCCCTGGCAAGTGGGAGATTTCATTCGGCAACTGATCAAAAGTGCTAATCAACGGATGGTGGTTTGTTCTACCTGTGGGTTGGCCGCCCATGATCTCGATGCCCGTTGCTGTAAACATTGTGGTGCACCCTTGCCCATCCCCTTAGCTAAAACCGAGCCTGGCCTGGGGACAAACCCAGAAAACACAAATGCTCACCATAGATTAGAGTAA
- the cbiT gene encoding precorrin-6Y C5,15-methyltransferase subunit CbiT: MAARNWPYVTPGIPDAYFERLPGIPLTHRETRLLVLAHLRLQANSVLWDIGAGTGTIPVEAGLLSPQGQIVAVERDEEVAGLIRRNCDQFDLQNVEIVVDEAPACLASLSPTPDRVCLEGGRPMKIILEQAWEFLAPGGRIVATASSLENLYALSEALATVQARSIEVVQSVINRLETRGGHQIFAAVEPIFILSGEKLS, encoded by the coding sequence ATGGCTGCCCGCAATTGGCCCTATGTTACACCGGGGATTCCAGATGCTTATTTTGAACGCTTGCCGGGAATTCCCTTGACCCATCGGGAAACGCGGTTGTTGGTGCTGGCCCATTTACGACTCCAGGCCAATTCGGTGCTTTGGGATATTGGGGCGGGGACAGGAACCATTCCAGTCGAGGCGGGGTTGTTATCTCCTCAAGGGCAAATTGTCGCAGTCGAGCGAGATGAAGAAGTGGCTGGGTTAATTCGCCGCAATTGTGATCAGTTTGATTTGCAGAATGTCGAAATTGTTGTGGATGAAGCCCCGGCCTGCCTCGCCTCCTTAAGCCCCACTCCAGATCGGGTTTGTTTGGAAGGGGGACGGCCGATGAAGATTATTTTGGAACAGGCCTGGGAATTTTTAGCCCCTGGTGGTCGAATTGTCGCCACTGCCAGCAGTCTCGAAAATTTATATGCCCTCTCAGAAGCCCTTGCCACCGTCCAAGCCCGGAGCATTGAAGTTGTCCAGTCGGTGATTAATCGTCTCGAAACCCGCGGTGGGCATCAGATTTTTGCAGCAGTAGAACCGATTTTTATCCTGAGTGGCGAAAAGTTAAGCTAA
- a CDS encoding type II toxin-antitoxin system PemK/MazF family toxin gives MPNGILTYKRGEIWWVDLKPVVGHKTDKEWPCLILQNDVGNQSGTTTIVAPLLPGKKTYPFVVNITPTAQNGLDRDRHVNLSQMRAVDAQRIKRRQGVLEDIYWDEIEKAVCIELGFSSAFKSV, from the coding sequence ATGCCTAACGGAATCCTAACTTACAAGCGAGGAGAGATTTGGTGGGTTGATCTGAAGCCCGTTGTGGGTCATAAAACGGATAAAGAGTGGCCTTGTCTGATTTTGCAAAATGATGTTGGTAACCAAAGTGGGACTACGACTATAGTTGCTCCCTTATTGCCCGGAAAAAAGACTTATCCTTTTGTTGTGAATATTACACCAACTGCTCAGAATGGCCTGGACAGAGATCGACACGTCAACTTAAGTCAAATGAGGGCTGTGGATGCTCAGAGAATTAAGAGGAGACAGGGGGTTTTAGAAGATATCTACTGGGATGAAATTGAGAAAGCAGTCTGCATTGAACTTGGCTTTAGCTCAGCATTCAAGAGCGTATAG
- the fosX gene encoding FosX/FosE/FosI family fosfomycin resistance hydrolase gives MIEGISHITFIVRDLEQMATFLTHIFDAKEIYASGDKTFSLSREKFFLINHLWIAIMEGEPLPSRSYNHVAFKIREKDFEQYAERIRSLGVEVRSDRSRVEGEGQSLYFYDYDNHLFELHTGTLEERLERYSQSL, from the coding sequence ATGATTGAAGGAATTAGCCACATCACCTTTATCGTCCGTGATCTTGAACAGATGGCAACATTTCTAACGCACATTTTTGATGCGAAGGAAATTTACGCAAGTGGCGACAAAACATTCTCTTTGTCACGGGAAAAGTTCTTCCTTATCAATCATTTATGGATTGCAATTATGGAAGGTGAGCCGCTTCCCAGTAGAAGTTACAATCATGTTGCTTTCAAGATTAGGGAAAAAGACTTCGAGCAATATGCTGAACGAATAAGGAGTCTTGGGGTAGAAGTCCGTAGCGATCGCTCTCGTGTAGAAGGAGAAGGTCAATCTCTCTACTTCTACGATTACGACAATCATCTTTTTGAACTCCACACTGGAACACTTGAAGAGCGTCTAGAGCGATATTCACAATCGTTATAG
- the arsH gene encoding arsenical resistance protein ArsH: protein MSFDHKPRILVLYGSLRERSYSRLLAEEAARIIEEFGAEVRFFHPHDLPLHASVPDTHPKVQELRELVNWSEGQVWSSPEMHGNVSGLLKHQIDWIPLSIGAVRPTQGKTLAVMQVCGGSQSYNTVNTLRVLGRWMRMFTIPNQSSVPKAYQEFNEDGTMKDSLYRDRVVDVMEELYKFTLLLRNKVNYLTDRYSERKEEAEKQAREIVSQSIGSSSS, encoded by the coding sequence ATGAGCTTTGATCACAAACCTAGAATTCTTGTTCTCTATGGTTCTTTACGAGAACGCTCCTACAGTCGGTTATTGGCTGAGGAAGCTGCCAGAATTATTGAAGAATTCGGTGCGGAAGTCCGTTTTTTTCATCCACATGATTTGCCCCTACATGCAAGTGTTCCAGATACTCATCCTAAAGTTCAGGAACTAAGAGAACTCGTTAATTGGTCGGAAGGACAGGTCTGGTCAAGCCCAGAGATGCACGGAAATGTTAGTGGATTACTCAAACATCAAATTGATTGGATTCCACTCAGTATTGGCGCAGTGCGACCTACGCAAGGGAAAACCTTAGCAGTGATGCAAGTGTGTGGCGGCTCACAATCCTACAACACCGTCAATACGCTACGAGTGTTAGGGCGATGGATGCGAATGTTCACGATTCCAAATCAGTCTTCTGTGCCAAAAGCCTATCAAGAATTCAATGAAGATGGGACGATGAAAGACTCACTATACCGCGATCGCGTCGTCGATGTGATGGAAGAACTTTACAAGTTCACTCTGCTGTTACGCAACAAAGTTAATTACCTAACTGATCGATATAGTGAACGTAAAGAAGAAGCTGAAAAACAAGCAAGAGAAATTGTTAGTCAATCCATTGGTTCATCATCTAGCTAA
- a CDS encoding helix-turn-helix transcriptional regulator: MQSETIIEALLALAQETRLSTYRLLVRAGPSGLPAGEIASALSVNPSTMSRHLAQLERANLIRSWRIQRQVFYAINWDGTSHLLRFLTEDCCKADPLVWCSDKSKDCINEQNIGEINEL, translated from the coding sequence ATGCAATCAGAAACCATTATTGAAGCACTTTTAGCTCTTGCTCAAGAAACACGGCTTTCTACTTACCGTTTGCTTGTCCGTGCGGGTCCTTCGGGGCTACCTGCGGGAGAAATTGCTTCGGCTTTGAGTGTAAACCCTTCTACTATGTCTCGGCATCTTGCACAGCTAGAACGAGCTAATCTAATCCGCTCTTGGCGTATTCAACGGCAAGTATTCTATGCGATCAACTGGGATGGGACGAGTCATCTTCTAAGATTTCTAACTGAGGATTGCTGTAAGGCAGATCCATTAGTTTGGTGTAGTGATAAATCTAAAGACTGCATAAATGAACAGAACATAGGAGAAATCAATGAGCTTTGA
- a CDS encoding phosphoketolase, which yields MAAVLSSPTPPDFCQGVQYFGQDWPDWETHGTTPIISADSQYILDPQDPTAAYQTLLYAEALRYLMLQMTASKASGHPGGFASQAEAYAALVMLGHKNIITEVGHHAPGFYSAMFLDRSLEAMGINTVEDLRGRFREKHGLLGHLSGYIPGILAPAGPLGQGQHFAMSAAWLHRDTLFPFTVGDGGLGEPYVMSSIAHFNTAFPTVTNFLPVLVWNGFSQEHHSMVSLKSNQEMIAYWQGNGFKNVVLVDAKDFDDQAQAGAYVDSTIFSFKQRLAFSQAVLQGVDQAAKSALSGELTVFIIKQLKGAGVHAKGAKSHNLYGHHTLENPDIIAALEKRALSPGAWELVRTNCERAGGGPAAKVAVTESILDLPDLGKLPLEAYGLGEAKVATTAMGRLVADVGQKDRRYLVTNADGNEASGIANINQALKIIHPTTDDLYNQAPDGQVYEPLSEDACAGLAAGLALMGSRSLWCSYESFAINGLPIWQTVTQAMAELRRPTPSTITLYTAGALEQGRNGWTHQRPEIEAYYAAMMRNGNVFPLFPPDANSVQVCYRWALGTFNKGISIIASKTPLPIRTTFEQTEYALDHGAVTLQDSGSGKTIVLAALGDLILIPVLEAAQQLESQGYRVRVVSVINPRRLYRPSDVAWETCSEPDGGFASDAVFNELFGGDALIGITGGPGAMLEPLLLRSKLNRDILAWQRGETTASAGELLGFNGLTAEKISSRAVSLLG from the coding sequence ATGGCTGCTGTTTTATCTTCCCCAACTCCACCAGACTTTTGCCAAGGGGTTCAATATTTTGGTCAGGATTGGCCAGACTGGGAAACTCACGGCACGACCCCGATCATCTCTGCGGATTCTCAATATATTCTTGATCCTCAGGATCCCACCGCCGCCTATCAAACCCTGCTCTATGCCGAGGCCCTGCGCTATCTGATGCTGCAAATGACGGCCAGTAAAGCTTCTGGACACCCCGGTGGATTTGCCAGCCAGGCCGAGGCCTATGCCGCGTTGGTGATGCTCGGTCACAAAAATATCATTACGGAAGTGGGGCATCACGCTCCTGGATTTTACTCGGCCATGTTTCTGGATCGGTCTCTGGAAGCGATGGGGATTAACACGGTTGAGGATTTACGGGGCCGTTTTCGGGAAAAACACGGCCTGTTAGGGCATTTATCCGGCTATATTCCGGGAATTTTGGCTCCAGCCGGCCCCCTCGGTCAAGGACAGCACTTTGCCATGTCAGCGGCCTGGTTACATCGGGATACGCTCTTTCCCTTCACGGTCGGTGACGGTGGCCTGGGTGAACCCTATGTCATGAGTAGCATTGCCCACTTTAATACGGCCTTTCCCACGGTGACGAACTTCTTGCCGGTCTTGGTTTGGAACGGGTTTAGTCAAGAACATCACAGTATGGTCTCCCTCAAATCCAACCAGGAGATGATTGCCTATTGGCAGGGGAATGGCTTCAAAAATGTTGTTCTCGTGGATGCTAAGGACTTTGATGACCAGGCCCAGGCCGGGGCTTATGTGGACAGTACAATTTTTTCCTTCAAACAACGGTTAGCCTTCAGCCAAGCGGTGCTTCAGGGTGTGGATCAAGCGGCGAAATCTGCTCTCAGTGGGGAATTAACGGTCTTTATTATTAAGCAACTCAAAGGGGCCGGAGTTCATGCCAAAGGGGCCAAATCCCATAACCTCTATGGCCATCACACCCTGGAAAATCCTGATATTATTGCGGCTCTGGAAAAACGGGCCTTATCACCGGGGGCCTGGGAATTAGTGCGGACAAATTGTGAACGGGCTGGGGGTGGGCCGGCGGCTAAGGTTGCGGTGACAGAATCCATATTAGATTTACCTGACTTGGGAAAATTACCCTTAGAAGCCTATGGCCTGGGTGAAGCCAAAGTTGCTACGACTGCCATGGGTCGGTTAGTTGCGGATGTCGGACAAAAGGATCGCCGTTACCTTGTCACCAATGCCGATGGGAATGAAGCCTCTGGGATTGCCAATATTAACCAGGCCCTGAAAATTATCCATCCCACGACTGATGATCTCTACAACCAGGCCCCGGATGGTCAAGTCTATGAACCCCTGAGCGAAGATGCCTGTGCTGGATTGGCCGCCGGATTAGCGTTGATGGGCAGCCGCAGTTTGTGGTGTTCCTATGAATCCTTTGCGATCAATGGTTTACCGATTTGGCAGACTGTCACCCAGGCCATGGCCGAGCTGCGCCGCCCGACACCTTCGACAATTACGCTGTATACCGCCGGAGCCTTAGAACAGGGCCGCAATGGCTGGACACATCAACGCCCGGAAATTGAAGCCTATTATGCGGCGATGATGCGAAATGGCAATGTGTTTCCGCTGTTTCCCCCCGATGCCAATAGTGTTCAAGTCTGTTATCGCTGGGCCTTGGGAACCTTCAATAAAGGGATTTCGATTATTGCCAGCAAAACCCCGTTACCGATCCGCACCACGTTTGAGCAAACGGAATACGCCTTAGACCATGGCGCGGTGACGTTACAGGACTCTGGCTCGGGCAAAACAATTGTCCTGGCCGCATTGGGCGATCTCATTCTTATTCCCGTCCTAGAAGCGGCCCAACAGTTAGAATCCCAAGGCTATCGGGTGCGAGTGGTTTCGGTGATCAATCCCCGGCGGTTGTATCGGCCTTCAGACGTGGCCTGGGAAACTTGTTCTGAACCCGATGGCGGTTTTGCTTCCGATGCTGTCTTTAACGAACTTTTCGGTGGCGATGCCTTGATTGGAATTACCGGCGGGCCTGGGGCGATGTTAGAACCTTTATTACTGCGGTCAAAGTTGAATCGAGATATCCTGGCCTGGCAACGGGGAGAAACCACAGCAAGTGCTGGGGAGCTTTTAGGGTTCAATGGCTTAACGGCTGAGAAGATTTCGAGTCGGGCAGTCTCACTTTTGGGTTAG
- a CDS encoding S-layer homology domain-containing protein, with the protein MNSYSPWKQTLRTFIGLGIPSLSLSIPFLFPIQAQAQSSFSDIQGIWGQTCIESLVRRNIISGYPDGTFRPNAAVTRAEFAAMLSKAFPTAPIDRSASQFSDVQSNFWAYQGIQNSSRTGFLSGYPGNYFRPNENIPRVQALVALASGLNYIPTSSVDVTLENFNDANVIPEYARSAIAAATERQLVVNYPNVRNLQPTQLASRVDIANFLCQATKTGTQAFVPTQYVALAPPQAPTPTPVPAPVRPSLSQAPANVAVGTQIPVRYLDAPLILLAPNETVEINLATTANINDSWGRVAIPRGSLIHGQIQPVQGGSRFVADGLLLKNDQRIPLSATSSVVGKTLSLRDPNIINVLRNSAIGSTVAAAVNNLAGNQTIAVMKILPGTVPNYVNTNKGNNPTLAVSRNDLINAAITMGVSAITGGNYNPERLILGPGSTDNSNLNGIVKPVSDDVVAIDAQRDLTLTLHSGLLVRED; encoded by the coding sequence ATGAATAGTTACTCACCCTGGAAACAGACTCTTAGAACATTTATTGGCCTGGGAATTCCCAGTCTCAGCTTGAGCATTCCTTTTCTGTTCCCAATTCAGGCTCAGGCTCAATCCTCATTTAGCGATATTCAGGGAATCTGGGGACAAACCTGTATTGAGTCCCTTGTCCGGCGCAACATTATTAGTGGTTATCCTGATGGGACATTTCGCCCCAATGCTGCTGTCACTCGGGCGGAGTTTGCTGCCATGTTAAGCAAAGCCTTTCCTACCGCGCCCATAGATCGGTCTGCCAGTCAGTTTAGTGATGTTCAGTCAAACTTTTGGGCCTATCAAGGTATTCAAAATTCTTCACGAACCGGTTTCCTCAGCGGCTACCCTGGAAACTACTTCCGTCCAAATGAAAATATTCCCCGTGTCCAGGCCTTGGTGGCTTTAGCCAGTGGCTTAAACTATATTCCAACGAGTAGTGTGGATGTTACGCTCGAAAACTTTAATGATGCAAATGTTATTCCCGAATATGCTCGTTCGGCAATTGCAGCGGCAACGGAGCGGCAGTTGGTGGTTAATTACCCGAATGTGCGGAACTTGCAACCGACTCAACTGGCCAGTCGAGTGGATATTGCTAACTTCCTTTGTCAGGCGACAAAAACAGGAACGCAAGCGTTTGTTCCCACTCAGTATGTAGCTTTAGCTCCCCCCCAGGCCCCTACGCCAACGCCTGTTCCGGCCCCTGTCCGCCCCTCCTTGTCTCAAGCACCGGCAAATGTTGCTGTCGGCACTCAGATTCCAGTTCGTTATCTAGACGCTCCCCTGATTCTCCTAGCTCCTAATGAAACGGTAGAGATTAATCTAGCTACTACAGCAAATATTAATGATTCGTGGGGGCGGGTCGCGATCCCTCGGGGTAGTCTGATTCACGGACAAATCCAGCCTGTGCAGGGCGGTTCTCGCTTTGTTGCAGATGGCTTGCTCTTAAAAAATGACCAACGGATTCCGCTTTCAGCGACATCGTCAGTGGTGGGGAAAACTCTCAGCCTGCGTGATCCAAATATCATCAATGTGCTGCGGAACTCTGCGATTGGCTCAACGGTTGCCGCTGCTGTGAATAATCTTGCTGGAAATCAAACCATTGCCGTGATGAAGATTTTGCCAGGCACCGTTCCCAACTATGTCAACACTAACAAGGGGAACAATCCGACTCTAGCGGTGTCTCGCAATGACCTAATCAATGCCGCGATTACCATGGGAGTCTCTGCCATTACCGGGGGAAATTACAACCCCGAGCGGTTGATCTTAGGGCCTGGATCAACAGATAATTCCAACCTCAACGGTATAGTCAAACCTGTGTCAGATGATGTGGTGGCGATTGATGCTCAGCGGGATCTAACCCTGACATTGCATTCTGGTTTACTGGTTAGGGAGGACTAG
- a CDS encoding purine-nucleoside phosphorylase → MASLKSQAQATADFIQAQGSFAPDLVVVLGSGWGGLVECVTIERMFPYRSIPHFPQATVPGHGNQLILAKHENKSLMILSGRFHFYEGYSLAETIFPLRVAHLLGAKGLITTNAAGGVQTHFRPGDLMIITDHLNLLVDNPLRGMSGGEFGSRFVDLVRAYDGQWQDLAQVTAQALGLTCHRGVYAALPGPNYETPAEIRMLRGLGADAVGMSTVPEVIVARQMGMRVLALSCITNLGAGIANHPLNHEEVLTVGQTMQQSFSLFLGTVLAKMAT, encoded by the coding sequence ATGGCATCTCTCAAAAGCCAAGCCCAGGCCACTGCTGATTTTATTCAGGCCCAGGGTTCGTTTGCACCAGATTTAGTGGTAGTTTTAGGGTCAGGTTGGGGAGGCTTAGTCGAATGTGTCACTATCGAAAGGATGTTTCCCTATAGGAGCATTCCCCACTTTCCCCAGGCCACCGTTCCCGGTCATGGTAATCAGTTGATTTTAGCCAAGCACGAAAATAAATCCCTAATGATCCTCTCAGGAAGATTTCATTTTTACGAGGGTTATTCTCTTGCCGAAACAATCTTTCCCCTGCGGGTGGCCCATCTTCTTGGCGCGAAGGGCTTAATTACCACCAATGCCGCTGGAGGCGTTCAAACCCATTTTCGGCCGGGAGACTTGATGATTATTACCGATCATCTCAATTTGTTGGTGGATAATCCGTTGCGGGGCATGAGTGGAGGGGAATTTGGCTCCCGGTTTGTGGACTTGGTGCGGGCCTATGATGGCCAATGGCAGGATTTAGCGCAGGTCACGGCTCAAGCTCTGGGCTTAACTTGTCATCGAGGAGTATATGCGGCTTTACCCGGGCCGAATTATGAAACACCTGCAGAAATTCGGATGCTTCGGGGCCTGGGGGCAGATGCAGTGGGAATGTCAACGGTTCCAGAAGTGATTGTGGCGCGGCAAATGGGAATGCGAGTTCTTGCCCTCTCCTGCATTACAAACTTAGGTGCAGGTATCGCCAATCACCCTCTGAATCATGAAGAAGTTCTAACGGTTGGCCAAACGATGCAGCAATCTTTTAGTCTGTTTTTAGGGACAGTTCTGGCAAAGATGGCAACCTAA
- a CDS encoding alpha/beta hydrolase has product MGADYAQSLAAERFSIPFSGVRFNLTIKDLEVYAQSGKLQGELASYAQRATPAQMAELRQILQARINVPAFAVSQFLYSKLGETVLKSVGEDLRSGANQNGFYGLRSAFILAAQDPEGLSILNILRLVPGCCINVNSERVLAQFRLFGHLMETTTTAMTGLEARAAAEIKAIGPIDFQKLPDLRQVGPVTWQEQTITVMDTKRQRQFPVTVFLPAVSRPAPMMIISHGLGSDRNDFLELAKHLASYGLAVALPEHPGSNAQQRLAFLTGLEKQFIRPEEFIERPRDITAVLDELTRLSQTDPRFQGKINPNQAGAIGHSIGGQTVLSLAGANLNWEQIKQDCQQELGALSIAVPIQCSAMALRPEAINLRDERIKGVIALNPIQRILLGQASLQQIAIPVMVVAGSDDVVTPAVLEQIEPFTWLQTPTKYLTVIQKGTHNYNPGMGGQGGGAIPLPAALFGPDPALARRYLNALSVAFAETHIANQAQFRPFLTPTYAQAISQPQLPLILVQGL; this is encoded by the coding sequence ATGGGTGCTGATTACGCCCAAAGTTTGGCTGCGGAAAGGTTTTCCATTCCCTTCAGTGGTGTGCGTTTTAACCTGACGATTAAGGATTTAGAAGTCTATGCCCAATCGGGAAAACTCCAAGGGGAATTAGCCAGCTACGCCCAACGGGCCACTCCCGCACAAATGGCTGAGTTACGGCAAATTCTCCAGGCCCGGATCAATGTTCCTGCCTTTGCCGTCTCCCAATTTCTCTACTCTAAGCTGGGGGAAACAGTCCTGAAATCAGTAGGGGAAGATTTACGCAGTGGGGCGAATCAAAACGGGTTTTATGGGTTGCGCTCGGCCTTTATCTTAGCGGCTCAGGATCCGGAGGGGTTAAGCATTCTCAATATTCTTAGACTTGTGCCTGGCTGTTGTATCAACGTTAATTCTGAGCGTGTTTTGGCCCAGTTCCGTTTGTTTGGGCATTTGATGGAAACCACCACCACCGCTATGACTGGCCTGGAAGCTCGAGCAGCGGCGGAAATTAAAGCCATTGGCCCCATAGACTTTCAGAAACTCCCGGATTTGCGCCAAGTGGGCCCAGTGACCTGGCAAGAACAGACGATTACCGTCATGGATACCAAGCGACAACGACAGTTTCCAGTCACAGTTTTTCTCCCCGCTGTTTCCAGGCCGGCGCCGATGATGATCATTTCCCATGGCCTGGGGTCTGATCGCAATGACTTCCTAGAACTGGCCAAACATCTCGCATCCTATGGCCTGGCGGTGGCTCTCCCCGAACATCCCGGTAGTAACGCCCAGCAACGCCTCGCTTTTTTAACCGGCCTGGAAAAACAGTTTATCCGCCCTGAAGAATTTATCGAACGCCCCCGCGATATTACGGCTGTGCTGGATGAACTGACCCGCCTCAGCCAGACCGATCCGCGTTTCCAAGGCAAAATCAATCCCAACCAGGCCGGGGCAATTGGTCACTCCATTGGTGGGCAAACCGTATTGTCGTTGGCGGGGGCAAACCTAAACTGGGAGCAGATTAAACAGGACTGTCAGCAAGAGCTAGGAGCTTTGAGCATCGCAGTTCCTATCCAATGTAGTGCCATGGCCCTAAGGCCCGAAGCCATCAATCTCCGAGATGAGCGGATCAAAGGGGTCATTGCCCTAAACCCGATTCAACGCATTCTTCTCGGCCAGGCCAGTCTTCAGCAAATTGCGATTCCAGTGATGGTGGTAGCGGGCTCTGATGATGTGGTCACCCCTGCTGTTTTAGAACAAATTGAACCCTTTACTTGGCTCCAAACCCCAACCAAATACCTAACTGTCATCCAAAAGGGAACCCATAACTACAATCCTGGGATGGGTGGCCAAGGGGGTGGGGCAATTCCTCTACCCGCAGCCCTATTCGGCCCTGATCCAGCCCTAGCCCGGCGCTATCTGAATGCCCTCAGTGTTGCTTTTGCCGAAACTCACATTGCTAACCAGGCCCAGTTTCGTCCATTCCTAACCCCAACCTATGCCCAGGCCATCAGCCAACCCCAACTCCCACTGATCCTTGTCCAAGGACTCTAG